A window from Streptomyces sp. NBC_00335 encodes these proteins:
- a CDS encoding response regulator, translated as MRENGKIKVFLLDDHEVVRRGVHELLSMESDIEVVGEAGTAADALVRIPATRPDVAVLDVRLPDGSGVEVCREVRSQNEDIKCLMLTSFADDEALFDAIMAGASGYVLKAIRGNELLNAVRDVAAGKSLLDPVATARVLERLRDGKNGKGDDRLSNLTEQERKILDLIGEGLTNRVIGERLHLAEKTIKNYVSSLLSKLGMERRSQAAAYVARLQAEKGR; from the coding sequence GTGCGCGAAAACGGAAAAATCAAGGTATTCCTCCTGGACGACCACGAAGTGGTACGTCGGGGAGTTCACGAGCTGTTGTCGATGGAATCGGACATCGAGGTGGTGGGTGAGGCCGGTACGGCCGCCGACGCGCTGGTCCGGATCCCCGCCACCCGCCCCGACGTGGCCGTTCTCGACGTCCGGCTGCCCGACGGCAGCGGCGTGGAGGTGTGCCGCGAGGTGCGCTCCCAGAACGAGGACATCAAGTGCCTGATGCTCACCTCCTTCGCGGACGACGAAGCGCTGTTCGACGCGATCATGGCCGGTGCCTCGGGCTACGTGCTCAAGGCGATCCGCGGGAACGAGCTCCTCAACGCGGTGCGTGACGTGGCGGCCGGCAAGTCCCTGCTGGACCCCGTCGCCACGGCCCGGGTGCTGGAGCGGCTGCGCGACGGCAAGAACGGCAAGGGCGACGACCGCCTGTCGAACCTCACCGAGCAGGAACGCAAGATCCTCGACCTGATCGGCGAGGGCCTGACGAACCGCGTCATCGGCGAGCGGCTGCACCTGGCCGAGAAGACCATCAAGAACTACGTCTCCAGCCTGCTGTCCAAGCTCGGCATGGAGCGCCGGTCCCAGGCCGCCGCGTACGTGGCCCGCCTGCAGGCCGAGAAGGGGCGCTAG